From Thalassospiraceae bacterium LMO-JJ14:
CGGGTTTGCGATATATTCCGCCTCCGTCATGCCGTCGGTGAATGCGGCGATGGCTTGGGCTGCTTCCTGCGCATCCCACAGGAATGCGCGTGGATCATGCGGCATACAGCACCTCGCGCGCACGGTCGATTTCGGCCAGGATATAGGGGTTGCTGACCGCCCCGGCCTCGATCAGGTCGACCGGGCGACTAAGCAGTTTTTCCAGTTCGGCGCGCAGGCCGAACACCTGTTCCAGCGGCGTGAACCCGCCACCGTCCACGAACTCGACGAGGAAATCGGCGTCACTTCGCATCGGGTCGAAATCATGCCCGCGCGCGGCGGAGCCGAAAACCTCCAGCCGTGCCACGTGATGACGGCGGCAAAGATCGGCGATCCTGTCACGGTGGCGGGCGAGTTCGGTCAGCATAGTGCGGTTCATCCTCGTTCGCGGCGGCGTTTCGCAACGCCATGACATGCAGGATAGGCAATATTTACGGCTCTGGCATATGATTTTTGCCCGTGAACGGCGAAACCTCAAATGACGCCTCGATATCGACATTCCCTTAAGCTTAAAGCTTAAGGGCAGTCCCCTTAAGGCCTCATTTC
This genomic window contains:
- a CDS encoding nucleotidyltransferase domain-containing protein; the encoded protein is MLTELARHRDRIADLCRRHHVARLEVFGSAARGHDFDPMRSDADFLVEFVDGGGFTPLEQVFGLRAELEKLLSRPVDLIEAGAVSNPYILAEIDRAREVLYAA